In Bosea vestrisii, the following are encoded in one genomic region:
- a CDS encoding ATP-binding cassette domain-containing protein: MTGPILSLRGVTKSFPQGGLLDRLLGRDSRLVALDAVSLDVMRGDVVGIVGESGSGKSTLAGLAVGLARPTSGEVLLDGAPMAELMRNHAGPWRRRVQMVFQDSSSALNPRKSVARCLGETLALRGVPKAQRESEIAELLTLVGLGPEIGPRLPHELSGGQRQRIGLARALAMKPEVLIADEPVSALDVSLQAQVINLLSRLTRELGLTLLFISHDLALVRTLCSRIVVMRKGAIVEQGPCLDVLDQPQHPYTQALIAAVPKGLAGRRTPLPVRAGVAVPETREDIHGAA, from the coding sequence ATGACCGGCCCGATCCTCTCGCTGCGCGGCGTCACAAAATCCTTCCCGCAAGGAGGGCTGCTCGATCGTCTGCTAGGGCGCGACAGCCGGCTCGTCGCACTCGACGCTGTCAGCCTCGACGTCATGCGTGGTGACGTTGTCGGCATCGTCGGAGAGAGCGGCTCGGGCAAGTCGACTTTGGCCGGTCTCGCGGTTGGATTGGCGCGGCCGACCTCCGGCGAGGTGCTGCTCGACGGCGCCCCGATGGCGGAGCTGATGCGCAACCATGCCGGGCCGTGGCGCCGGCGCGTGCAAATGGTCTTCCAGGATTCGAGCAGCGCGCTGAATCCGCGCAAGAGCGTGGCGCGCTGCCTTGGCGAGACATTGGCATTGCGCGGTGTGCCGAAGGCGCAGCGCGAAAGCGAGATCGCCGAATTGCTGACGCTGGTCGGGCTTGGTCCCGAGATCGGCCCGCGCCTGCCGCACGAGCTTTCCGGCGGCCAGCGCCAGCGCATCGGCCTGGCGCGCGCCCTGGCGATGAAGCCGGAGGTGCTGATCGCCGACGAACCGGTCTCGGCGCTCGACGTCTCCTTGCAGGCGCAGGTGATCAACCTCCTGTCGCGGCTGACCCGCGAGCTCGGCCTGACGCTCCTTTTCATCAGCCACGACCTCGCTTTGGTACGCACGCTGTGCAGCCGCATCGTCGTGATGCGCAAGGGCGCGATCGTCGAGCAGGGGCCCTGCCTCGATGTGCTCGACCAGCCGCAGCACCCCTACACGCAAGCCCTCATCGCCGCCGTGCCGAAGGGCCTCGCCGGCCGGCGCACCCCGCTGCCGGTTCGTGCCGGCGTGGCGGTTCCAGAAACCCGGGAAGACATCCATGGCGCAGCATAG
- a CDS encoding ABC transporter permease, with amino-acid sequence MLSLVAGRILSSIGTLLFVGLALFALTRSGPGSPARIVLGADATTEQIAQFEQTHGLDRPFLSQYASWLGDVMRGDFGKSFVTGRDVATDIVGALPVTLSIVLFAFAIALVCGVGIGVLAALRPGGAFDRLSRFAAVLGLSIPAFWLGIVLIRFLAVDLRWLPPGGYFPLSAGLSLHLQSILMPSVSLAVYYIAVLARMTQASLQETLRGDYVRTARAMGLSSSQVVFYALVNALPPVINLAALSFGYMFGWALIIEQVFNIPGLSRALLNAISQRDFLLLQGIVFLFTAIFVFANLGADLLNRLLDPRQRAAA; translated from the coding sequence ATGCTCAGCCTCGTCGCAGGCCGCATCCTCTCCTCGATCGGCACGCTGCTCTTCGTCGGCCTCGCGCTGTTCGCGCTGACACGCTCCGGTCCGGGCTCCCCGGCCCGGATCGTGCTCGGGGCCGACGCGACCACCGAGCAGATCGCGCAGTTCGAGCAGACCCACGGCCTCGACCGGCCCTTCCTGTCGCAATATGCCTCCTGGCTCGGCGACGTCATGCGCGGGGATTTCGGCAAGTCCTTCGTTACCGGTCGCGACGTTGCGACCGACATTGTGGGCGCCCTGCCGGTGACGCTGTCGATCGTGCTCTTCGCCTTCGCCATCGCGCTGGTCTGCGGCGTCGGCATCGGAGTTCTCGCCGCGCTTCGGCCGGGCGGGGCCTTCGACCGGCTCAGCCGCTTTGCCGCTGTGCTCGGCCTGTCGATCCCGGCCTTCTGGCTCGGCATCGTCCTGATCCGCTTTCTCGCTGTCGATCTGCGCTGGCTGCCCCCCGGCGGCTATTTTCCGCTCTCGGCCGGGCTGTCGCTGCACCTGCAGAGCATCCTGATGCCCTCGGTCTCGCTGGCGGTCTACTACATCGCCGTACTCGCAAGGATGACGCAGGCAAGCCTGCAGGAGACTTTGCGCGGAGACTATGTCCGCACGGCTCGTGCCATGGGGCTGTCATCGTCGCAGGTGGTCTTCTACGCGCTGGTCAACGCGCTGCCGCCGGTGATCAACCTCGCGGCGCTCTCCTTCGGCTACATGTTCGGCTGGGCGCTGATAATCGAGCAGGTCTTCAACATCCCCGGCCTGTCGCGCGCGCTCCTCAATGCGATCTCGCAGCGCGATTTTCTGCTGCTGCAGGGCATCGTCTTCCTGTTCACCGCGATCTTCGTCTTCGCCAATCTCGGCGCCGACCTGCTCAACCGCCTGCTCGACCCGCGCCAGAGGGCGGCGGCATGA
- a CDS encoding hydantoinase B/oxoprolinase family protein has product MSMREIDPITLEVIRNALASTADEMALIVMRSAYSPVVRDIMDYSTALCDAKGRVIAQGLTLPIQLCSFPRIMGFVRERYGDGLKQGDVLIANDPYGSGGQHLPDIYILKPIFVAGRLSGFAATVAHHTDLGGIVPGSVAIYATEIQQEGLRIPLLKLYEAGSPVEAVFRILEANTRSPVEVLGDIRAQIAACNVAEEGLKTLIGRYGANELDAYIDALHDHAEAMMRDVIRALPNGVYRATDYIDGVGENPEPLPIVATVTVADDTIDIDFTGTAGQIAASINCPISLPESASFCAIRCLSQQDIPNCEGYLRPITVRAPEGCLVNPRYPAACGARGVVGYRVFDAIMQALAQIVPERAMGGSEGGPYLLAAGGTHEGRPFVLNEMVVGTWGARAGKDGIEGISNPAANLSNQPVEMIEADMPVEVLRYGLLPDTGGPGEFRGGLSLIREFRFLAPVRFVLRGDRRDHPPFGFEGGSPGAPSAHILIRADGTQRQLPTMPMESFAAQAGDVFRLIAAGGGGYGDALKRDPIRVADDLREGKVTVAGAARDYGVVFDAAGVSVDQAATTRRRAELAGARS; this is encoded by the coding sequence ATGAGCATGCGCGAGATCGACCCGATCACCCTGGAGGTGATCCGCAACGCGCTCGCCTCGACCGCCGACGAGATGGCGCTGATCGTGATGCGCTCGGCCTATTCGCCGGTGGTGCGCGACATCATGGATTATTCGACGGCGCTCTGCGATGCGAAGGGCAGGGTGATTGCGCAGGGCCTGACCCTGCCGATCCAGCTCTGCTCGTTCCCGCGCATCATGGGCTTCGTCCGGGAGCGCTATGGCGACGGGCTGAAGCAGGGCGACGTCCTGATCGCCAACGACCCCTACGGTTCCGGTGGCCAGCACCTGCCGGATATCTATATCCTGAAGCCGATCTTCGTCGCTGGCCGGCTCTCGGGCTTTGCCGCAACCGTCGCGCATCACACCGATCTCGGCGGCATCGTGCCCGGCTCGGTCGCGATCTACGCCACCGAGATCCAGCAGGAAGGCCTCCGCATTCCGCTGCTCAAGCTCTACGAGGCCGGTTCGCCGGTCGAGGCGGTCTTCCGCATCCTCGAGGCCAATACACGCTCGCCGGTCGAGGTGCTCGGCGACATCCGCGCCCAGATCGCCGCGTGCAATGTCGCCGAGGAGGGTCTGAAGACGCTGATCGGTCGCTATGGCGCGAACGAACTCGATGCCTATATCGACGCGCTGCACGACCATGCCGAGGCGATGATGCGCGATGTCATCCGCGCTCTGCCAAACGGCGTCTACCGCGCCACCGACTATATCGACGGCGTCGGCGAGAATCCCGAGCCGCTACCGATCGTCGCGACCGTCACCGTCGCCGACGACACGATCGACATCGATTTCACCGGTACCGCCGGCCAGATCGCGGCTTCGATCAACTGCCCGATCTCGCTGCCGGAATCGGCCTCCTTCTGCGCGATCCGCTGCCTGTCGCAGCAGGACATCCCGAACTGCGAGGGCTATCTCAGGCCGATCACGGTCCGTGCGCCCGAGGGCTGCCTGGTCAATCCGCGCTATCCGGCGGCTTGCGGCGCGCGCGGCGTCGTCGGCTACCGCGTCTTCGACGCGATCATGCAGGCGCTGGCGCAGATCGTGCCGGAACGCGCCATGGGCGGCTCGGAGGGCGGGCCCTATCTGCTGGCCGCCGGCGGCACGCATGAGGGGCGGCCCTTCGTGCTCAACGAGATGGTGGTCGGCACCTGGGGCGCGCGCGCCGGCAAGGACGGCATCGAAGGCATTTCCAACCCTGCCGCCAATCTCTCCAACCAGCCGGTCGAGATGATCGAGGCCGACATGCCGGTCGAAGTGCTGCGCTATGGCCTCTTGCCCGATACGGGTGGGCCGGGCGAGTTCCGCGGCGGGCTCTCGCTCATCCGCGAATTCCGCTTCCTGGCGCCGGTCCGTTTCGTGCTGCGTGGCGATCGGCGCGATCATCCGCCCTTCGGTTTCGAAGGCGGCAGCCCCGGCGCGCCCTCGGCCCACATCCTGATCAGGGCCGATGGAACCCAGCGGCAGCTGCCGACCATGCCGATGGAGAGTTTCGCGGCCCAGGCCGGAGACGTTTTCCGTCTCATTGCAGCTGGCGGCGGCGGCTATGGCGATGCGCTGAAACGCGATCCGATCCGCGTCGCCGACGACCTGCGCGAGGGCAAGGTTACGGTGGCGGGGGCCGCGCGTGACTATGGCGTGGTCTTTGATGCCGCCGGCGTGAGTGTCGATCAGGCCGCCACGACACGTCGACGCGCCGAGCTTGCGGGAGCCAGATCATGA
- a CDS encoding ABC transporter ATP-binding protein yields MSPALLSVEGLRVGFRSVDGGIVEAVRGVDFSVAPGEAVGIVGESGSGKSLSMLAVMRLLGAPARTTGGRVIFDGEDLLAVDETRMRALRGRDIAMVFQDPQSSLNPALTIGRQITDVVRAHRGVSSGEARRIAAEALERVGIRDADRRLASYPHEFSGGMRQRALIAMAIACRPRLLIADEPTTALDVTVQAQIVDLIAELRRELGLAVVFISHNLQLVAEIVDRVVVMYGGKVVEDGPVEAIELAPRHPYTSLLKACVPSLSGPVGPLTAIEGAPPRLGRLPVGCPFSPRCPDAIEPCAVEMPALVTEAGHRTACWRPR; encoded by the coding sequence ATGAGCCCCGCCTTGCTCAGCGTCGAGGGATTGCGCGTCGGCTTCCGCTCGGTCGATGGCGGCATCGTCGAGGCCGTCCGGGGCGTCGATTTTTCCGTCGCGCCCGGTGAAGCCGTCGGCATCGTCGGCGAATCCGGCTCGGGCAAGAGCCTCAGCATGCTCGCGGTGATGCGCCTGCTCGGCGCACCGGCGCGCACCACCGGCGGGCGCGTGATCTTCGACGGCGAGGATCTGCTCGCGGTGGACGAGACCCGCATGCGGGCGCTGCGCGGACGCGACATCGCCATGGTCTTCCAGGACCCGCAGAGCTCGCTCAATCCGGCGCTCACCATCGGCCGCCAGATCACCGACGTGGTCCGTGCGCATCGCGGCGTCTCGTCCGGGGAGGCGCGGCGCATCGCGGCGGAGGCGCTGGAGCGCGTCGGCATCCGCGATGCGGACAGGCGCCTCGCCTCCTACCCGCACGAATTCTCCGGCGGCATGCGCCAGCGCGCGCTGATCGCGATGGCGATCGCCTGCCGGCCGCGCCTCCTCATCGCCGACGAGCCGACGACCGCGCTCGACGTCACCGTGCAGGCGCAGATCGTCGACCTGATCGCCGAACTGCGCCGGGAGCTTGGTCTCGCCGTCGTCTTCATCTCGCATAACCTCCAACTTGTCGCCGAGATCGTCGATCGCGTCGTCGTGATGTATGGCGGCAAGGTCGTCGAGGACGGCCCGGTCGAGGCGATCGAGCTTGCGCCACGCCACCCCTATACCAGCCTGCTCAAGGCCTGCGTGCCAAGCCTCTCCGGTCCGGTTGGCCCGCTGACCGCGATCGAGGGCGCGCCGCCGCGGCTCGGCCGCCTCCCAGTCGGCTGCCCATTCTCGCCACGCTGTCCCGACGCCATCGAGCCCTGTGCCGTCGAGATGCCGGCGCTCGTCACAGAGGCCGGACATCGCACCGCCTGCTGGAGGCCGCGATGA
- a CDS encoding hydantoinase/oxoprolinase family protein: MAQHSYRIGIDIGGTFTDVVVARDDGLIETRKVPSTPDDYSRGIAQALKALVEDYQTTPDRVTGIVHATTVATNAILEYKGARTGLLTTEGFRDVLEMRRLRIPVLYDLQYDKPKPLAARHLRLEARERLAADGSVRVPLSKEDVVAAARRFREEEVEAVAISFLHAYANPRHEIEAEDILRAELGDGVYICRGSEILPEIREYERTSTVVVNAYIGPVVRNYASALTARLASIGVTCQVEMMHSGGGIMRLGSAVKRAASLVESGPAAGVIACARLVSGSDEPSIISFDMGGTTAKAALIEHGEPARTTEYEVGAGINLSSKLVKGGGYPIKMPFIDVSEIGAGGGSIVAIDRMNQVSVGPQSAGAWPGPVCYGLGGKQATLTDAFLTLGYINDVALAGGSFPLQADAGRAALNDQVARPLGLDLQQTARGVLTLAVTTMTRAVKAVSTYRGRDPRQATLVAFGGNGPVVAAEVASALGIRRVIVPRAAGVFSALGLLRSDVEQEFVRPSRHRPGELNDAGLEQLFAELGADARSILSLEGYDLALAEFRYAADLRYVGQAYELTVPAKRFDIAELNELFHREHERTYGHRSQKDAIHLVNARLTVRLPLIAPRHQFAAEAPMRRADRPVSFHASGATASIAVISRADLDGTARRGPFVVEEYDCTCVIGPGQSARLDEAGNIDIALEAA; encoded by the coding sequence ATGGCGCAGCATAGCTACCGGATCGGCATCGACATCGGCGGCACCTTCACCGATGTCGTCGTCGCGCGCGACGACGGGCTGATCGAGACCCGCAAGGTGCCCTCGACGCCGGACGACTACAGCCGCGGCATTGCCCAGGCGTTGAAGGCGCTGGTCGAGGACTACCAGACCACGCCCGACCGCGTCACCGGCATCGTCCATGCGACCACGGTCGCGACCAATGCCATCCTCGAATACAAGGGCGCCCGCACCGGTCTTTTGACCACCGAGGGCTTCCGCGACGTGCTCGAAATGCGCCGGCTGCGCATCCCGGTGCTCTACGACCTGCAATACGACAAGCCGAAGCCGCTCGCGGCCAGGCATTTGCGGCTTGAGGCGCGCGAGCGGCTCGCTGCTGACGGCTCGGTACGGGTCCCGCTTTCGAAAGAGGATGTCGTCGCGGCGGCACGGCGCTTCCGCGAGGAGGAGGTCGAGGCGGTCGCGATCAGCTTCCTGCACGCCTACGCCAATCCCCGGCACGAGATCGAGGCTGAAGACATCCTGCGCGCCGAGCTTGGCGACGGCGTCTATATCTGCCGCGGTTCGGAAATCCTGCCCGAGATCCGCGAATACGAGCGCACCTCGACCGTGGTGGTGAATGCCTATATCGGCCCGGTCGTGCGCAACTATGCCAGTGCCCTGACGGCGCGGCTCGCCTCGATCGGTGTCACCTGCCAGGTCGAGATGATGCATTCCGGCGGCGGCATCATGCGGCTGGGCTCGGCGGTCAAGCGCGCCGCCTCGCTGGTCGAATCCGGCCCGGCTGCCGGCGTCATCGCCTGCGCACGGCTGGTCTCGGGGAGCGACGAGCCCAGCATCATCTCCTTCGACATGGGCGGCACCACCGCCAAGGCGGCGCTGATCGAGCATGGCGAGCCGGCGCGCACCACCGAATACGAGGTCGGAGCGGGCATCAATTTGTCGAGCAAGCTGGTCAAGGGCGGCGGCTATCCGATCAAGATGCCGTTCATCGACGTCTCCGAGATCGGCGCGGGCGGCGGCAGCATCGTCGCGATAGACAGGATGAACCAGGTCTCGGTCGGCCCGCAAAGCGCCGGCGCCTGGCCTGGCCCGGTCTGCTATGGCCTCGGCGGCAAGCAGGCGACGCTGACCGACGCTTTCCTGACGCTCGGCTACATCAACGATGTCGCGCTCGCAGGCGGCAGCTTTCCGCTTCAGGCCGATGCCGGCCGCGCCGCGCTGAACGATCAGGTCGCGCGCCCGCTCGGCCTCGACCTCCAGCAGACGGCGCGCGGCGTGTTGACGCTCGCGGTCACCACCATGACGCGGGCCGTCAAGGCGGTCTCGACCTATCGCGGTCGCGATCCGCGCCAGGCGACCCTGGTCGCCTTCGGCGGCAATGGCCCGGTGGTCGCCGCGGAAGTCGCGAGCGCGCTCGGCATCCGCCGTGTCATCGTCCCGCGGGCCGCCGGCGTCTTCAGTGCGCTCGGCCTGCTGCGGTCGGATGTCGAGCAGGAGTTCGTGCGGCCGTCACGCCATCGCCCCGGCGAGCTCAACGATGCCGGGCTGGAGCAGCTCTTCGCCGAGCTCGGCGCGGACGCACGCAGCATCCTTTCGCTCGAAGGCTATGATCTCGCGCTGGCCGAATTCCGCTATGCCGCGGACCTGCGTTATGTCGGCCAGGCCTATGAGCTTACCGTACCCGCGAAACGCTTCGATATCGCTGAGCTCAACGAGTTGTTCCACCGCGAGCACGAGCGCACTTATGGCCACCGCTCGCAGAAGGACGCGATCCATCTCGTCAACGCCCGTCTGACGGTGCGTCTGCCGCTGATCGCTCCGCGCCACCAGTTCGCGGCAGAGGCGCCGATGCGGCGCGCCGACCGGCCGGTCTCCTTTCACGCTAGCGGAGCCACAGCCTCGATCGCCGTGATCAGCCGGGCCGACCTCGATGGTACGGCGCGGCGCGGCCCCTTCGTCGTCGAGGAATACGACTGCACCTGCGTCATCGGCCCCGGCCAGAGCGCCAGGCTCGACGAGGCCGGCAATATCGACATCGCCCTGGAGGCCGCATGA
- a CDS encoding ABC transporter permease yields MSGLAKALRGLDWSGWLGAGIVGLIVLAAIFAPLIAPYDPLALNIEDRLAAPDIKHWLGTDQGGRDVLSRIIFGARASLSVGIGAVLIGAAIGVSAGIYAAYKGGLGEQIVMRIVDGVASIPLLVWAIAIVGILGVGPLPVGPLLLPNEVKIVVLIGCLFSPVFARVTYAVARRIAGADYVRARFLQGAAHWDIVTSDVLPNCLSPIIVQGTLLVAIGIVIEASISFVGLGVQPPQPSWGTMLSDARSAIYSGEWWLPVFPGLAISLTVIGFNLLGDAVRELFDPRSEARTLVA; encoded by the coding sequence ATGAGCGGTCTCGCCAAAGCTCTCCGCGGTCTCGACTGGAGCGGCTGGCTCGGGGCCGGCATCGTCGGTCTGATCGTGCTCGCCGCGATCTTCGCGCCGCTGATCGCGCCCTATGATCCGCTCGCGCTCAATATCGAGGACAGGCTCGCCGCACCCGATATCAAGCACTGGCTCGGCACGGACCAGGGCGGCCGCGACGTGCTCAGCCGCATCATCTTCGGCGCCCGCGCTTCGCTCTCCGTCGGTATCGGCGCGGTGCTGATCGGCGCAGCGATCGGCGTCTCCGCCGGGATCTACGCCGCCTACAAGGGCGGGCTCGGCGAGCAGATCGTGATGCGCATCGTCGACGGCGTCGCCTCGATCCCGCTGCTGGTCTGGGCGATCGCCATCGTCGGCATCCTCGGCGTCGGGCCGCTGCCGGTCGGCCCGCTGCTCCTGCCCAACGAGGTCAAGATCGTCGTCCTGATCGGCTGCCTGTTCTCGCCGGTCTTCGCCCGCGTCACCTATGCGGTGGCAAGGCGCATCGCCGGCGCCGACTATGTCCGCGCCCGCTTCCTGCAGGGCGCCGCGCATTGGGACATCGTGACCAGCGATGTGCTGCCCAACTGCCTGTCGCCGATCATCGTGCAGGGCACGCTGCTGGTCGCGATCGGCATCGTCATCGAGGCCTCGATCAGCTTCGTCGGCCTCGGCGTGCAGCCGCCGCAGCCGAGCTGGGGCACCATGCTGTCCGACGCCCGCAGCGCGATCTATTCCGGCGAATGGTGGCTGCCGGTCTTCCCCGGCCTGGCGATATCGCTGACCGTGATCGGCTTCAACCTGCTGGGCGATGCAGTGCGCGAGCTGTTCGATCCGCGCAGCGAAGCCAGGACGCTGGTCGCATGA
- a CDS encoding ABC transporter substrate-binding protein, with amino-acid sequence MLTVPTNRRAFLAAAAGGALGGLLPASLLHAQPTSGKTLTIVLPSNPITIDPINQLNHDAMVLGQTVFENLVEYDVDGVLKPQLAKALPVISADKKTYTFDLRDDVTFHNGKKMTAEDVKYSFDYLLDPANKAARRSLFTRITKVTVLDPLKVQFELSEPYGPWLYFLTKYMGIYPAGSRKEHGDDYFKSRPAGVGTGFGVFEEWKPNDYISFRKNPNYWRKGLPHWDRLVVKMIPEDATRVAYLLTGQVDLISAPPPREFNRLKTMPGVTGASRPTLGGALLMYTNNLKAPFDDVNFRKAVSCAIDRKTIGEKVYYGLLEPSAVPAPSRGWWFNAEADKELAFDIDKAKAMLAKSKYATGAEFDLSIQAEPYLLDTKDAAIFVQAQLAKIGIKVNLKVYEFSVLIQQAIRGEHQAALQVFMSPGEPSYIMQVCLTPEQVLSKSTGYNNPEFNQTLAAAFAETEEAKLKEAYGKLQALAARDAPIGVLGYVHASNLWRQALQDVKVNQGLTIAPGEIKV; translated from the coding sequence ATGCTGACCGTGCCGACAAATCGCCGTGCATTTCTTGCAGCCGCAGCAGGCGGCGCCCTTGGCGGCCTCTTGCCCGCGAGCCTGCTCCACGCCCAACCGACCAGTGGCAAGACGCTGACCATCGTCCTGCCGAGCAATCCGATCACCATCGATCCGATAAACCAGCTCAATCACGATGCCATGGTGCTCGGCCAGACCGTGTTCGAGAATTTGGTCGAATACGATGTCGACGGCGTGCTGAAGCCGCAGCTTGCCAAGGCGCTGCCGGTGATCTCGGCCGACAAGAAGACCTACACCTTCGACTTGCGCGACGACGTCACCTTCCACAACGGCAAGAAGATGACGGCGGAGGACGTGAAATACTCCTTCGACTATCTGCTCGACCCCGCCAACAAGGCGGCACGCCGCTCGCTCTTCACCCGCATCACCAAGGTCACGGTGCTGGATCCGCTCAAGGTGCAGTTCGAGCTGTCGGAGCCCTATGGGCCCTGGCTCTATTTCCTGACCAAATACATGGGCATCTACCCGGCCGGCTCGCGCAAGGAGCATGGCGACGACTATTTCAAGTCGCGCCCCGCCGGCGTCGGTACCGGCTTCGGCGTTTTCGAGGAGTGGAAGCCGAACGACTATATCAGCTTCAGGAAGAACCCGAACTACTGGCGCAAGGGCCTGCCGCATTGGGACCGGCTCGTCGTCAAGATGATCCCGGAAGACGCCACCCGCGTCGCCTATCTGCTCACCGGTCAGGTCGACCTGATCAGCGCCCCGCCGCCGCGCGAGTTCAATCGCCTGAAGACCATGCCCGGCGTCACCGGCGCCTCTCGTCCGACGCTGGGCGGGGCGCTCCTGATGTACACCAACAACCTGAAAGCGCCCTTCGACGACGTGAACTTCCGCAAGGCGGTCTCCTGCGCCATCGACCGCAAGACGATCGGCGAGAAGGTCTATTACGGGCTGCTCGAGCCCTCGGCCGTGCCGGCGCCTTCGCGCGGCTGGTGGTTCAACGCCGAGGCCGACAAGGAGCTCGCCTTCGACATCGACAAGGCGAAAGCCATGCTCGCCAAGTCGAAATACGCCACCGGTGCCGAGTTCGACCTCAGCATCCAGGCCGAGCCCTATCTGCTCGACACCAAGGATGCGGCGATCTTTGTGCAGGCGCAGCTCGCCAAGATAGGCATCAAGGTCAACCTCAAAGTCTACGAGTTCTCGGTGCTGATCCAGCAGGCGATCCGCGGCGAGCACCAGGCAGCGCTGCAGGTCTTCATGTCGCCGGGCGAGCCGAGCTACATCATGCAGGTCTGCCTGACGCCCGAGCAGGTGCTGTCGAAGAGCACCGGCTACAACAATCCTGAATTCAACCAGACGCTCGCGGCGGCCTTCGCCGAGACCGAGGAAGCCAAGCTCAAGGAGGCCTATGGCAAGCTGCAGGCGCTCGCCGCCCGCGACGCGCCGATCGGCGTGCTTGGCTATGTCCACGCCTCCAATCTCTGGCGCCAGGCGCTCCAGGATGTGAAGGTCAACCAGGGCCTGACCATCGCCCCCGGCGAGATCAAGGTCTGA
- a CDS encoding LysR family transcriptional regulator → MRYTFGQAEAFYWVARLGGFRAAAQHLNLSQPTVSLRIKELERILGGELFDRSHYRPVPTTLGNTIYADIERMLAHAEQVQRHSKDGLRGRALLRIGAADSFAAAILPSLLAALAQRHAELQVDVTVDFSTKLEQLLLDRSIDIAFLSQPRAHQGITIVPLWLIDLVWVIGEGLPFPGNVATPENLVDLPIFTNGSPSGLFTTIQMWFGARGLRPRRLNTCNPLTVIARLASAGTGAAMIPREMIHLSGEKLSLRVLEADPPIPAHNLCAMWWNNESADECGYLANLAREIAARSTQPPNP, encoded by the coding sequence ATGCGCTACACCTTTGGTCAGGCCGAGGCGTTCTACTGGGTCGCCCGATTGGGCGGCTTCCGCGCTGCCGCCCAGCATCTCAACCTGTCGCAGCCGACGGTCAGCCTGCGCATCAAGGAGCTCGAGCGCATCCTCGGCGGTGAATTGTTCGACCGCTCACATTATCGCCCGGTGCCGACGACACTGGGCAATACGATCTATGCCGATATCGAGCGCATGCTGGCCCATGCCGAGCAGGTGCAGCGCCACAGCAAGGACGGGCTGCGCGGGCGCGCCCTGTTGCGCATCGGCGCGGCCGATTCCTTCGCCGCCGCCATCCTGCCCTCTTTGCTGGCGGCATTGGCGCAGCGCCATGCCGAGCTGCAGGTCGATGTGACCGTCGATTTCAGCACGAAGCTCGAACAACTCCTGCTCGATCGCTCGATCGACATCGCCTTCCTATCGCAACCGCGCGCGCATCAGGGGATCACCATCGTGCCGCTCTGGCTGATCGATCTCGTCTGGGTGATCGGCGAGGGTCTGCCCTTCCCCGGGAACGTGGCGACGCCGGAGAACCTCGTCGATCTGCCGATTTTCACCAACGGCTCGCCATCGGGCCTGTTCACCACCATCCAGATGTGGTTCGGGGCGCGCGGGCTGAGACCGCGCCGGCTCAACACCTGCAATCCGCTGACCGTGATCGCCCGTCTCGCCAGTGCCGGCACAGGCGCCGCGATGATCCCGCGCGAGATGATCCACCTCTCCGGCGAAAAGCTGTCGCTGCGGGTGCTGGAGGCCGATCCGCCGATCCCGGCGCATAATCTCTGCGCGATGTGGTGGAACAACGAATCCGCCGACGAATGCGGCTATCTCGCCAACCTCGCGCGCGAGATCGCGGCTCGCAGCACGCAACCACCCAATCCTTGA